ATTTTCAtaagcacacacacactgctgtgTTTAAGAGAGGCAGACACAAGGCAACTACTGTAACAATACCCTTACGATGATAATATAAAACCTGAATGTCTGTCTTCTGTTACCTACAGGTGTCCACCTGACGAACCTTCTCCTGCCTTGTAAAAACACCGTGAATATTGTTTCTTTGACTTGAAAGAGTATGTTACCTGAAACAATTACTAAAAGTCTTCTGCACTGAAATCAAGCAGATCTCACACAGTCAGTTACCAGTCCACGGGGAGACTCAGCGGCGGTAACCTAAGCAGCACAAGCTACGTCACCAGAAGGTGCTTGGCCACATCCTAGTGCATTAACGCTCACAAACGTACTGGATTTGACCACACAGCAGAGCTACTGGCTGTTAGCTGGCTCTAGGCAAGAATTAACACCCACAACACCTGTCAGATGCTGTGACTGCCAGGAACCCATTTTCAGTTTCTCCATAAACAGCCCAAGTGCCTTACCCCAACACTTGTTCTTGCCCTTTCTTCACTCCATCCAGAAACCCTTGCAATTCCCGAGCTCTCTTGTTGTCCACAAACTTCTCCCGAATGCAAGCATCAAGGCACCAGgtgaactgttaaaaaaaagaagaaagctttatGAATCACAGCAACTCATTCAACCAGCAATAAAATACACAATGTCATAGAAAAAAAGGCTCTGAATGACCTCCAAATATCTGGaattaatacattttattaatTATTACTTCGGTATGGTACCAAGCCGGTCACAAATACAGCAGATGTCAGAAACATAAGCATCCCAAAAGGAGGTCAGAGATATCAACGTGAGTTAACCTGGTGTCATTTTCTCTCTCCCAAGAAAGGCATTCCTTGGCAATTGAGGAGCAGCAATTAACACACTGCTGCCCAGCCCACCTGATCAATGTGGATTTACACAAGTAGGAAGCCGAGAAAAAGGCAGCATCACTTAGCAATAACACGGGATATTTTAGCCATTGCATGACCACTCCCACCCTCTAAGCAGGGGATATTTGCAGTGGAGGTGCTTCTGCTTTAGAGCTGTATTGTCAAAATGGAAAAAGACAGCTAAGTGAAATGTTTTGGTTGACCCAAAATtaagggcttttttcccctttcagaaaaCCAACATTTCAGCTGTCAAAAATGAACAACTTACTgaattttctgaaatgctttcatCATGACTTACCACCCTTGCGGCACTCACGGCATTTTGCGGTGGCAAAATGAGGTCACTGAAAATAATCTGTAACTTGAATAAGAATTGCCCTTTTCTACCCGGTCACTGTCTGTATACTGAATTTGGGACTCTTGATCAGAAGACATTAAAAAGCATGCAGTAACATTTATCACCACTCTAGGACATAATCCCTATAAGCAAAATACACATAAAACTTAGCACCATTACTTGAAAGAAAAAGCCTTGTTCTAGATCAGAGTGATGCTAACTCTGGACAAAGGACCAGTAACAAGATCCTGGAGTGACATTAACATCTCTGTCACCCCCAGTCTTAATATTTTCTTGTAATTCAAGATCCAAAGTATTTTATAGTACAGTTTATTGACAGACGGAGTATATCACACCAGGCACAAGGCAGGAAGAAAGCTTTAAGAACCTGGGCCTAGCTAAcgtttctgattattttttgcaGCATCTCCATAGGTCAGATTAGACACTGCTTTTAACACTGCACAAGTGCCATAAATTTGAATGATTTATGGGTTATGAAATGAAAGCAAGCTGCTGGTTAACCAAGATGAAATTTTCACCAGAAGTTCCAAGGAACATAAGATGACTTTTGGATTCAAAGTCTGAACTCTCTTCACAGAGAGGAGTCATCTCCTCTGGGCTGAAGtcctgcagggcagcaggagtgGGCAAAACAGAAAATTCTCCAGTAATACTCCTACCTGTCCCACATGATCAATACCTTATGACAGGGGTCAACGGTGCAGATTTCACTGATTTCCAGGTCATGCAGCGACATCAGGAGCTCTGCCCGTAACGTGCAGTAATGAACATTCCTTGTCCGAAGGAACAAGGTTCTCAGAAACTGCAACACCATATCGTAGAGCTTCACGTTCTTCCCAATCATCTGGGTCAGCTTCTGAACCACCTAAATTCAAATTGGAAAAAACGTGCACTCAGTATAAAGACATACTGTTATTCCACACACACAGAATGTAAATTAATTCTTCTACATGGTTCACCTAGACTGAAACTTCCACGTTGACACAAGTTCCTGAAAAGGAACAATTTATACCAAGACTTCCAAGCACACTTGTTCAAGAGATGTTCACCAAATCTTTCACAGCCATAATGAAAGAATAAAGAATGTCAAGAAAAGACCCGCTTGGAAAAGCAAATTGAAGCATTTGTAAAATAAGGTGCTCAGCTATGTGAAGCAGGTAAGAAGCAGCACCTGTTATCGATGAATATAATCTATATTTATTGTAACATGAACAAAACCCACTTTTCTTTGGAAGTCTTTTTGTATTTCTACCTACCCTCAGGCTACAGGCATGAGAATGAAGGCGAAACCTtctactggttttggctgggacagagttaagtttcttcacagtagcttgtatggggctCTGCTCTGGATGTGTGCTGGAAACAGCGTTGCTAAggcactgatgttttagttactcctgagcagtgctcacacaccaccaaggcctcttctgctcctcacaccgtcctgccagcgagtaggctgcagctgcagagaaagctgggagggggacacagctgggacagcccaCCCCAACCGCCCAAAGGGACAGCCCACGCCACAGGGCGTCATGCCTGGGGCGGAGGTTGGCCAGGGGCAGCTGCTCAGCTGGGCATCGGTCGGTTGGTGCGGAGCAACGGTTTTATTTTGCGTTGCTTGTTTTTCCTGGGCTTTATTTCCCCCTCTTTGTTATCTTTTTCCTTACATTTTACTTTAAATTTCTCTTTAATTACTAAACTGTTTTTGTCTCAACTCACAAGTttatttctcacttttaccctttcaATTCTCCCCCCCATCCCAAAGGAGAGTGAGCAAGCAGAAGTGTgctgcttagttgctggctggggttaaaccgcAAGTCTGCAGCGTAAACCTGAAGTAAACGGCACCAGACCCAAACCAAACCCCCACATAACAGATGTGCTAGCCTCTCTGAAACTAAAGCTTTATACTGCCTTATCACTGCAATTCCTTAGCATTCTTGATAGCGAGGTCCTCACAGAAACGCTGGTATTTCCCTTCTGGAGCAAAAGCCCCCTGAGGCAAAGCAACATACTATAGCTGAACCACCCTAATGGCTTGCAGTTGCCAAGCAGAGGAGAGACCCGCTCCTCCTAACGCCTACGCCACTGCTCCCTCCCACATCAAGCCTGCCAGTGCGATCCAGCCCATCTCTTGGCAATGGCTTTGGTGCCAGCTGATCTCTTCTCTGAGCAGATCCAAGTCACTGTCTTGGAAACCTACTTACCGATTCTATTCGCTGGAGTTTCTGTAGCAACTGCTGAGCTGAATCAGCTCATGGAAGGGTCTGGTAATCGCCAGAGCtacagggagggagcagaggagcagcaccTGCCCTTCCCGTGGCTGAGTGTAAGACCAGCTCAACCACTTCACGTAATTCCACTCAAAGCGCAGATTATCTGAATGCCAGCTTAGCTACAACTTTCAATGTCcccttccactttttttttttttttgggggggggaggttttCTTGGGCTATGTCCTGCTAAAAAAAAGGTCCCAGGAAAAGAAATTTCAGATATTCAAACAGAATTGATAAGAGACACTCTTCATTCAGAACAGCTGGGGGGTATTAAAGCCAGACTgagcaataaaggaaaaaatctggccttgttatttttaaaaaaagtaaacagtCTAGAACATTAATCAATTATTACACTGCACTCACTAACTATTAAAATAACTCCTGCTGCTTCCATCAAGATACATAGGAGAGAAGAGCCTGGTATTTCTTGCAAATACTTTGCCTAGTCAAACAACTCAGGTGAAGCTGGGTGGGTGAAATGGACACTGCTATCTGATGAGGTTGACTGAAAGCTGATGAATTCCATTCACAAGCATGTTGCAAGACATTTCCTCTCCTTACCTCTCCTTGACGTCTTGTTTTGGGAGACGGACTGAAGAAATTGTGCAGGACAGAAATATCATTGCTGaagagaatattttctttctccacGATATATTGCTTCAGCAGTGGAGACACCTCATCACCGAACAGGGCCTGGTTATCCTGCCAAATCTGGCGCTTCACCTCCACTGCACACGCTTTGTACAAATCCTTATCGGCCATTACTAACTTCAGCTTCTTCTCGGGGACCTACGATCAACAGAGCAGTTACCAAAGTGCAGAGCAGCTCACCTGCCTGACGGTCCAAGTAATAGGTAACTGACTACAGAAGACATCCAAATCATCTCAGGCAGTCTGGTAATCTACACAGCAATGTAACTGAACAAAAGCAAGTATCGCAGACTGGTCTTTTCCCCTCCCTACTGCTGTCACAGTAAGCCAGTCCTAAGACACTCAACTTCTTCAAAACTACGTTACACACCAAGCTTTTCCTTACTTCTTTCAAAGAGGATAAGACGTCCTTCAAACCTGTGACACTAAGATTTGGGGTGAGGTTTCAAAACTCAGTAATTTATAAAAGTTCCAGTAGCAGTTCTGAATCCGTTACCTTAAGCACAATATGATGCTTTTAATAAGGCTACTCCTAGAGATTTTTGTTTCCCAGATCTGAATCTCACCCCTGTCTACTTCCAGTTGCATTCTTCAAATCTTCTTTTCCACTTGTTATAGATTTTTAAATAAGTTGTGGAAAAATTAACCTATCTGTGAACTTGACTACTTTTAGGAAGCTGCATGTATTGAATAAAATAAGGAAATGGTCTCATCCGATTATGAAAATGTAAAACGCCTTTTGAATTCTACTAAGTTGTTACCAGATACAAGAATGTAGTAAATATTCAGTCAGTTCCTAACACTGACCAACAGACTCGCAGAGGGTCTGCAGACGGAGCACAGAGCCCAGCTGACAGGCCAGCCAAGAGAAGCCATACAACAGACAGGTAACGGAACAGGCCAGCTGGCAGAGCAGTTTTACCTTGGGCAAGTGTTTCATGACACACATTACCACAGGCTGTATGGAAGGCATCTTGACCAGGGAAAAGCTCTTCTCTAGGAGATCTTCTAGCTTCTTATACCTGAAAACAGGTAAGAGCAAGAAACTAAGCACCACAGTACATTAAAGACCACAGTGGCTCATCTCTAAGCCACTGGAACTTGCTCCCCCAAGAAGCTAACTCTCCTTCGCAGAAGTCACTCGTCCACTGTAACTACCTTTCACACAGAATTCCCAGCTCCCTCCGAATAACCAGCAGGATTGCCGACAAACCTCTCCTCAACCTTCCCTTCCAAGGCGATGGCAGAGaccctctccagcagcttctctctcAGCTCATCGAACACCGACTGGTGGAACTCCAGCCGGGGGGTGCCGTGCAGGTCCAGGAAGGGCAGGGCCGACTGCAGCGAGGGCAGGAGCACTCCATTTTCTGTCTGCCAACACAAACACCGGACAGGGACAGAGGCGGGGGCGTCAGCCGCCTCCGCCGGCCAGCAAACGACAGCAGGGACTGCTAGAGACATGCTGGTTAAAAGATAAAAAGAGTGAAAACTCCACAAAACAGAGCCCACTTCGGGCCTTCTCGTGCTCCCTAccatcccccagccccggcccccgccgcccaggCATCCCCAGGCCCCCCGCCCCACCTGGAACTGCTCGATGGCCTTCAGCGGCTCCGTGCAGTTGGTCAGCGTCTCCTTCAGGTCCTCGCCGTTGgccacccccagctcctgcagccccgcGTACATGGCGGCCTGCCCGGGCCCCGCCGGACCCGCTCCCGCCACAGCTGCCGGGGCTCCACGGGCCGCCCGGCTCCCGACTCCCTCCGGCCCCGCGCGGTCCGCCGCTCTTCCCCGCCCCCGCGGAACGCGCTGCGCCGCGCAAAGGTTCCGCCGCGCCAAGGTTCCGCCGCGGGGCTCCCGGtgtccccgcaccccccgccggcACCGACACGGGGGCCAGGGCATGTCGGGGTGCGTGGAGTGTCCCCCTCGGCACGGCGGCCGCCACTTCTCGCCCAATCTCTGGCAGACAGCGGTGAAAAcacaaaacaccaacaaaaaactGCGTCAGGAAGGAGACGTGGCTCTCCTCCCCCGTTCATGGCATGACCTTTGCAGGCCCGTACTTTCAGGACAGCCGCTACAGAGTGGGGGGAAAATAATCCTAATTGTGCCGTTCGTGAGATCTGCAGCCAGGCGACGGGGTTGTACAGAGCGGCACCAGCCGAACCCAGCGCAGAAACCCCTTTGGGGTCTGCCCACCAGTTAGTATAACCAGCAAGGCAAAACCTGTGTGATTTAGAGCCCCCCAAAACACCCGGCTCTGCCGACAAGCCCCCGTGAACCCCAACATCGCGGCGAGAGAACAGATGTGCTCCGCCATCCCCAGCCGCGAGCCGCTGCAACGTCCTTCGCTCCCTCATCTCCCCACTCCGTGTCCCCTGCACGGTTTGCGGGGCCGCTCTGCCGGCGCGTGGCTGCTGTGGGAGTGAAGCGGGACTGGCCTGACCATGGCAGGATCTGGCAGCGCCCCACTAGCTGCCGGGTATCCTGATATATCGCAATATTGGTATAAACTACCATgagcagcccaccagcaccgtcaaTCAGCCAACCGCCGCAGCGTGAGCGGCCGTTGCACCCATCCCACGTGCAGCGTTTCTCTGAGAAAGGCGGGTGCTTGGGGCACCTGTTTTGTGGAGCTGAACTTCTGCAGGAGTCCTCACCAGTGACGAGCGTGACAGCCTGCCGGTCCTCCCGGGCAGGCgtgagggcagggggaggaggactGTCAGTGCTCTGGCAGTTTAATCCCTGTCTCTGTTGCTAAGCAGAGCATTATCAGCCCAAGcataagcaaaacaaagaatcacagaatggtctgggttggcaGGGACGTTCAAAGATCACCGAGTcctcccccctgccatgggcagggacatctttcacaaGAGGAGGTtactccaagccccatccaacctgaccttgaacacttccagtgatggggcatccgtGACTTAtccgggcaacctgtttcagggTCTCACccccctcatggtaaaaaatgtcttcctcaggtgcagtctaaacctaccctctttcagcttaaaactgttgccccttgccctgtcactacagGACATCTGCAGATGCATTCCAATTGCTGACCAGCAAAATCTGAACTGGAGTCTAAACTCTGCAGGAAGACAAGGCGTTTCTAGCACTTTGCTTAAAACAACTGTAAGATGGAGAGATGTGTCTCCAAACACCCCTGCAAGACCAAGAAGGTTTCATTCCTTTACTTCTGTAGACAGAGGCCTGGCTGGTGCAGTCCTCTGGTCGGGACGGGATGGCTTTGCCAATAAACGGTCCAGCTCACACAAACAAAAGCAATTCCTGAAAGAAGTTGCACTTTTATTtgtagacccagtctctgggaaaCAGCTGGGGACAGCCTGAAAGAAGCACCTCTCTTGGGACTAACACATTTTTCATCAGGAATTTTGGTTTCGGGGCTGCGTCTTTGTGGCATCGGAAAGGAGAGAGCGGGCGCGTGCTTTGTAAAGCCTGGGGGTTGGCTGCCTGTCATGGGGAGGCTGGCGGGAAGGGGAAGGCAGGCATCTATGCTGGCTCTGCCCTTCTGGGGGCAAAAGACACGAGCAGCCCCCCGTCACCTCCCCCCCACCGCAAAGACCAAACCAGTCAGAGTCTCCTGTGGGTGGAAACCCAAACCTGCAGATGTTTTCCTGTTCCAGTTTCCTGTGAAGGAGAAGGCAGGAGCAGTCTGAAGGAACCGGGCAGGGCACCCACGCTCTGCCCCAACCCGATGGACACGTGCTTGCAGGGAAACACCCCAAGTCCACCCCAGAGCCCTCAGATATAAAGTAAACTCAGCGACAAGGAGTTTCCCCACTTCTAATTTTGGCAGCTAGCACTGCCAGGCACAGAATACCAAACGGATGAGTTTTGCCTGCATTCTGCTTATTACACATCTGAGTTAACCCTACATTTCTGTTTACCTCAACCCTCGGGCAGTTTCGAGGTTGCAAAGCTAGCACTGGAGCGGGCATGAAGCCGTTGGTTTATTTATTGTGTGGAGCGATGGCAGGGAGAACAGCCTGACGCCTCGTGGCTTGGCCCATGCTCTCCTTGTGGTCCCTGTGGCTTGGGGCTGGGCTCAAGTCAAAgcctggccccggccccgcctttctcctttttttaaaggtTGCAAAAAGCAGCCGCTGTCAGTTTGCTGCTCCGTTGCTTCCTCTTCTGATTCTTTGCGAAAGGAGAAAGTACTCCATGTCTTGGCGTGAGCTCCTTCCCCCCTGGCTGGTGATCGTAGCGGGACTGACGGGCATCGTGCTCCTTTGCGTCTCCACGAAAGATGTGCCCGTCACCCCTCCCAGGACCAAGGTAAGGGCATCTGCCTGCCCGAGCGGTGGCCAAGCTGGGGGTCAAGCAGGGCAATAAGAAGAGGACCTTCTCCTC
This genomic stretch from Opisthocomus hoazin isolate bOpiHoa1 chromosome 19, bOpiHoa1.hap1, whole genome shotgun sequence harbors:
- the NELFB gene encoding negative elongation factor B isoform X1; the protein is MYAGLQELGVANGEDLKETLTNCTEPLKAIEQFQTENGVLLPSLQSALPFLDLHGTPRLEFHQSVFDELREKLLERVSAIALEGKVEERYKKLEDLLEKSFSLVKMPSIQPVVMCVMKHLPKVPEKKLKLVMADKDLYKACAVEVKRQIWQDNQALFGDEVSPLLKQYIVEKENILFSNDISVLHNFFSPSPKTRRQGEVVQKLTQMIGKNVKLYDMVLQFLRTLFLRTRNVHYCTLRAELLMSLHDLEISEICTVDPCHKFTWCLDACIREKFVDNKRARELQGFLDGVKKGQEQVLGDLSMILCDPFAINTLALSTIRHLQDLVGQDTLPRESPDLLLLLRMLSLGQGAWDMIDSQVFKEPKMEAELITKFLPMLMSFVVDDHTFNVDQKLPAEEKGPVPYPSTIPEAFTKFLQENRIACEIGLYYILHITKQRNKNAFLRLLPALVETFSDLAFSDVFLHLLTGNLTLLGDEFALEEFCTSLFDGFFLTACSRKENVHRHVLRLLLHLHHKVAPAKLESLQKALEPTKQILLLALGHLALLAIIFSSVAFSAAVSSPGQCEWQRSFPSRGIRLIPSSVVQKGPSADRAVSIST
- the NELFB gene encoding negative elongation factor B isoform X2 yields the protein MYAGLQELGVANGEDLKETLTNCTEPLKAIEQFQTENGVLLPSLQSALPFLDLHGTPRLEFHQSVFDELREKLLERVSAIALEGKVEERYKKLEDLLEKSFSLVKMPSIQPVVMCVMKHLPKVPEKKLKLVMADKDLYKACAVEVKRQIWQDNQALFGDEVSPLLKQYIVEKENILFSNDISVLHNFFSPSPKTRRQGEVVQKLTQMIGKNVKLYDMVLQFLRTLFLRTRNVHYCTLRAELLMSLHDLEISEICTVDPCHKFTWCLDACIREKFVDNKRARELQGFLDGVKKGQEQVLGDLSMILCDPFAINTLALSTIRHLQDLVGQDTLPRESPDLLLLLRMLSLGQGAWDMIDSQVFKEPKMEAELITKFLPMLMSFVVDDHTFNVDQKLPAEEKGPVPYPSTIPEAFTKFLQENRIACEIGLYYILHITKQRNKNAFLRLLPALVETFSDLAFSDVFLHLLTGNLTLLGDEFALEEFCTSLFDGFFLTACSRKENVHRHVLRLLLHLHHKVAPAKLESLQKALEPTKQSGEAVKELYNQLTEKLELRKPSPAEVTETPSMELPLPTVPTPASR